Within Kwoniella shandongensis chromosome 1, complete sequence, the genomic segment TTGCTCAGTAACGATAGCAACAAATCGCTCAATACTACCGAGGATAGCTCTGTGAATCATGACGGGTCGAGCGAATTGTCCCCCAAGCTTCTCATCAGAAGCGTTCTGCTCAGAACTGTGGTATTTGAGGTTGAATCGCTCAGGAAGGTTGAAATCAAGCTTGGTACGAGCACACAAATCAGTCACCGGTCTTCTCCATTTCTATTTGCTAAACAGTACTCACTTGGATGGTACCACATTGCCATTTTCTTTTCAAGGCATCTGTTAACTGGAAGTCGAGCTGCGGTAACGATCCGTCAGTACCAATCCATTCTCACCATCAACAGCGAGACTTACTTTGGGACCGTAGAACGCGGCATCCTCCTCGTTGACATGCCAGTTACCAGGAGCCTTCGATTCCAAAACCTCTTTCAATGTAGCCTCGGCCTTGTCCCAAATGGCCAAGTCACCGATCCACTTTTTGGGATTTCTTGTGGAGAGTCCGACCTTGTAGGTAAATCCGAAAGGTTTGTAAACAGCGTCGAGGAATTCGAAAGCAGAGTAGAGCTCGCCAGCGACCTGGTCAGGAGTACAGAAGATATGTGCTGTTTTGGGACCGCCGTCAGCACAGCGATCCCCCCTTCTTGTGTACTACGGATCCAACTTACCGTCGTCTTGCACGAATCTTCGGACTCGCGACAGACCGGATAAAGCACCACTGGCTTCGTTACGATGCAGGATACCGAATTCCGCGAATCGGAGCGGCAACTCCTTGTAACTTCTTTCCCGCGCATCGAAGACGAGACAGTGACCAGGACAGTTCATGGGTTTGAGAGCAAATtgttcctcgtcgaccttgaGCTGGAACATGTCTTCAGAGTAGTTGTCCCAGTGACCGGAAGTCTTCCAGAGCTTGGAGTTGAACATGTTAGGTGTACCGACTGGGAATCTGTCAGTCATGGTCGTCGGACTGTGCTAACCGACTCACTTTCTGTGAAGCCACGCTTGAAGTATTCGGCCTACAGAAAAATCATTGAGTTTACATTGTCTTCCACATGCTGAattaactcaccttgatgtaTTCGACCAAGGTGTTGTAGATTCTCATACCCATTGGTAAAAGGAAAGAACTTCCGGGACTCAGCTCATTGAAGAACCAAAGTTCTTGCTCTTTACCGATCTTTCGGTGATCTCGCTTGGCAGCCTCCTCGAGGTATTTCTTGTACTCCTTCATCTGCGCGGCGTCCGGGAATGACATTCCGTACACACGTTGGAAGGCGTCGTTCTTGGCGTCACCGAGGAagtaggaagaggagttCTGCAGGCTCGTTATCAGTACTGATCAGACCGCGATACAGGTCGCcaaagctcaccttggtcaCAGCAAGAGACTTGATTCGACCAGTGTGAGGAACATGAGGACCGAGACAGAGATCGATAAGAGGACCACATCGGTAGACGGTCGAGGAGGTTCCATCAGGAACCTTGTCGTTGATATAATGTTGCTTGTACTTGTTGTACTGTAACGAGGGCGGGATGAGCACCTCAACTACCACGTTTATGATCAGCGTCCACCCACCTTGAACATCTccaacaacacctcctttGGCAATTCCAGTCTCTCGAAAGGTTGCTTCTCCTTGACGGCGATTTTTGCGACATCCTCGATACCCTTGTAATCATCCTGGTTGATGGTCCTCCCGTCCGCAAGACCCATGTCGTAGAAGaaacctccttcttccaaagGTGGTCCGTAACCGAGACAACATCCGTCATATCTCCTCTCACAAGCTTCTCCCAAGACGTGGGCAGACGAGTGCCAGAAGACTTGCTTCGCCTCGTAATTGTTTTCGGGGgagtcgaagtcgaggagggaaagggtACAGGAAGCCTCGAGGGGTCTTGTGAGATCCCAGAGCTCTTGGTTGTTCactttggcgatgatgattcgGTCGGCGAGCGATGTAGAGATGTCACGGGCTAATTGAAGAGGAGTGGTCTCCCAAGCTGTACCTTCGACCTTTTTGCCGTCAGGGAATGTGATTGTGATGGTATCACGGGGTTGTTCTAACGTAGACATATAGCGAGTTAGTGTCTTTAGCCAACATGGAACGGTTATATTTCATGGGAAGAATGCTCACCGGAAACCCATTTGTCGTACTTTGCCTTGTACTCGTCGTAAATCTTGATCCTCTCGGCAAAGAACTCTGGAGGAGGGTTGAGCTCAAGAGGTCCGTTTGCCCCACCCGCGGCgcccttcttgtccttcttctctttcaccttcttctccttgccctccttcTTAGCACCGTCAGGCTTGACGGTAGTAGCGCTAGCTCCGGGAGTCACGGGTTCAAGACCCTCGGCAGGACGAGCAGGCTCCGAGGTGGACGAAACGGGATGAGGAGCGGTCGACATGGTACTGTGTTGTCGTGGTCGTATCAATGGTTGTAGATTCGGTGAAAACCTAGTACGGTTGATAGATAGAAATTGAGCCGAAAACGAGGTTGAGTGGGGAATAGATCTAACTCGAAGAGATATCAAGTGGCGAAGGAGCATGTATCCACTCGAATTGATGTTGCTTTTATGCGTGTGACTGACGACGAGAGGATAGCAAGAGAATTTCGAGTCGGCAACAACAATTGAATGATCACAAAGTGCTCAGACTCGACGAACAAAGATAACTCAACTTTATCCAAGTTGAATGGTGACATAGGCGTGCGCAAGGGAGATTTCGGAGGTTAGTCGAAAGTTAGGCGCGACAATGACTTCGCGCGTGAACGGGGTGGTTCTAACTTCGAAAACAGCTCGTTGATCCTCTATATGCAGCAATACTTGATCTTCATCCACTGTATATCGAACCTTGCCAGATCCCACTTTCCAGCAATATGGCAGAAGTAGAACCTCAAGCCGAGAGGACAATCGTCATTGTCGGTCAAGGGTGAGCATTTACACACTCGCTTTGCTCCGGAAGTCACACTGACAACCTGCTCTCCTGTTTCTTGTAATGTTCAAACTCACAGCGGTATCCAGACCGACCTTGACCTCAACTCCCTCGCAGACGATGAGATCGCCGCCGTCATCCCTGATATGTTGGCAGACTACTCGGCAGAATGTAGAGATTGGACACTGATAGCTAGCGAGCACTGGAGGCAGAGTCGGTGGGCAAGAGCAGATGAACTCCTCCACAGAGGTATTTCCTGTAAGTTTATTGCTTTTAACAGAAAAGCCAAGCTTATTGGGGATGTAGTCTTCGCTGGTGGACCTGGAAGACATCCGGACCCTGTCGCGTTGGTCAACTTACATGCCATGTTGGCGCATCTACACCTGCATCTGGCGAGATCAGCTCCAAAAATCATCCTCCCTTCTgcaagtgagtgtcttgCAGAGTCGGTCAAGGTTGTCATACTGATGGGACTCAATCTTAGAGTACGACAAGATCGCTCCGgggacgaagacgaaggactTTCATCACCAAGAAGCCGCTGTCAACCTGAATGCTGCTACAGATGCGTTGCAGAAGTCTGGAGCAGGACAGGAGGATGAGCCCGTCAGCTTGGTCATGGGGCGGGGTGAGTCGTTGATATGACAACGACCGGCTCATCGTCACAAGTGCTGATCATTGCTTCTTGCCTAGTGATTCACTACCTTGCTACTGGACAACCCGGTCTAGCGCACCCACTAGTGGAAAGATTGCTTCAACGGCAACCGAACAACCTCATTGCCCTTACCGCTCAGGTCAGCTTTTAGTTTCTCCCCATGTGACCTATACTGACTCTACTATAGGCTCGACTGCAATTCGCCCGTCGATCACACGAGCAAGCTCTTCAGACCTACCAGAaacttctctctctcaatcccGACATGAGTCCCGACCCTCGTATCGGTCTTGGTCTATGTCTCTGGCAACTTGGTGACAAAGCTAAAGCACGAATCGCCTGGGAACGTGCTCTGGCACGCGAGCCCTCGTCATGGGtctgtcttctcctcctcggtctcgCTTCCCTCAACACTTCTCGTGAACCGTCAATAGCACGAGAGGAACGATTAAAATTAGCGGCGGAAGGAGTGGCCTTCGTCCAACGAGCtttcaagctcaacaacaaatcttcagcttcagctttGGCTCTGGCAAGCATCAGTGGACAGGGAGGTCAAATACCAGTTGCTTCCAAACTGGCAGAACGAGCTATTCAGCATTCTGACAACAGACGACATTCGGTATTGGCGAATGCCGAACGAGGGAGACTAGGGTTTATCGGCGGAGATGTTGCGGATGCTGGACCGTATATCGCGGCCGCGAAGGCCGAAGACGCTGGCGCAGTCAACATTATAGCAGAGTTGACTCTCGGGCAGATCGCTATCAGAAGCGGTGAGCATCAAAGGATTCCTCCGATCAGATAACAGCTTACTAATCTTATTTGCAGGGAACCTTCGAGAGGCTCTCAATTTCATTGAGCAAACCGCAAAGCGACTGAACGGCAAGGGGCCGCTCGAATACACCGTTCTCCACGCTTGCCTTCTCGCTTATCCCCATCCTGGTATGCCGGCCGATGAACTTGCCAAGAACCGAATAACGGCTCGTAACATGCTTACCGAAATGCACAATCTGGTCGCATCGGCGGAAACGGATGAAGATTGGGCCAAGCTTCGAGGTATTGGAACAGATGCAGACATCTTTGTCGATCTCGCCAAACTGTGGCAAGGCGAAAGTCTGGAAAAGGCCATCGCGGCATACCAAACGGCTCTGTCAATCAAATCTGATGAGAAGCTGGCGGGCGACGAACCATCTCAGGACCTTCAACCTCCAGATCTTGGTGCGATCCGACTTTCAGACAACCTTGGAGCTTTGTTCCAGCTTCAGGGCAGCGTAGAGACAGCCGAGAGGATGTACCAGGAGGCGCTGCAAAAACTTGCTTCGGAGACTGGGAAGGACGCAGAGGTTCTGAAAACAGTCTTGGCATACAATCTCGGTCGAGCGtacgaggaaggtggtgacAACGTCAAGGCAGCCCAGTGGTACCGAGATGTGTTGCGACAACATCCAGAACACATGGAATGTGAGTTGATTGCGAAGACATTCAACTTTTTGTGGATTGCTGATACTACTTACTACAGCCAAAGTTCGGCTTGCCCTGATTGCGGCTTCTGCTGGAAGAAACTACGACGCCCATACTCTTCTCAAAGAATGTTTGAAATCCGACGAAACCAACATCACTCTACGATCGGTATACACCAATTCCTTGATCACCATTGGTTCTCACAAAGAAGCCCTCGCTTTCACGACCCAAACTCTCAAGTTCGACCGTGCAGATGCGTACACTTTCTGCGCTTTGGGATGGCTTCACTTCACCCTTGGACGAGAAGCGAAATCCGGACAAGAGCTTGCCGATCGACCGAAGCAATATCTTCGATCAGCCGAAGCTTATGAACGAGCATTGCACCTCGATCCGACTTCCGCTCAAGCTGCGCAAGGTCTGGCGATCGCATTGGCAGAGGACAGTTTGGCGCCGAAAGGCGCTGCTCTGAATGGAGCGGACGAAGGGAAAATGCGAGCAAGATTGGCAGGACAAGCATTGGGTATCTTCAGCAGGATCAAGGACTCTCTGAGTGAAGGACCCGTCAACGTCAATATGGGACACTGTTTCTTCATCcgaggtgaggaagagaaggcgatcgagtcggtgagtgacatgaCATCAGTCAGCAAGGGAAAATCGCTAATGCAGGATATAATCTTGATAGTATGGCACTGCATCGAACGCCTTCAAGGGCCGCGATGTATCGGTTCTCTTATATCTTGCTCGAGCATGGTATGCGCTTGCCAATAGAGAAAGCAATTTCACAGCCATGTCGAAAGCTCTTGGTTACTGTCAACAGGTCGGTCTCTCATTGCACTTCTGAAAAGGATATCTCGCTAATTGTCAGTTCAACGCAGGCTATGCACATTCAGCCGAGTGATCGAGCAATCTTATACAACATCGCAATGATCCAGCAGAAGGCGGCAGAGATGTTGTTCTCGCTCGAACCATCCAAGCGAACTCTTGAAGAGTTACAAGTGGCCCTCAAGCAAGCACAGCAAGCTGCCAAGTGAGCCCTAATTTCACTAATTGGGTCGTCAGTGGCTAACATGAACCTCGTAGCACTTTCCGTGCCTTTGCGATTGATAAATCTGGGGCTCTCCCCTACGATCCCGATCTGGCAGACCAAAGAGCGCGATACGGTGATGGTCTGCTACGAAGAGCGCCAGCGGAGCTGGAGAAACAGGAGGCATACGAGGGCGAGACTCAAGCTCGTGTGGAGGAAGCTAGAAGGATGAGGGCCGAGGAGCAAGCGAGAATACAGGCTGCCGAGGTGAGCGATATTATGAGTCTCGCTACAGGAGCAAGTCGCTAACGTTTTGTAATGACTTAGGCCGCTCGACAAGCGGAGATTGAAGCGAAGGCAGCTGAATTGGCCGAGCAACGTCGTAAAGCTCGTGAGGAGGCTCTTGCTTGGCAAGAAGAGCTCAATGCTCGACAAGCTGAAGAGGAGGCCAAACGACTTGCTAATATCGAGAAGCGTAAGAAGCGtaaggaaggaggagcaattgaaagtggagatgaggaagctcccaaagagaagaaacagaGGAAGCAGAGAAAGCCTAAagagggtgggaagaagagtagaaaggcgagaagaaagagtgaTGCTGAGagtagcgaggaggagaagatgagtctggatgaggatgatcgagatgataatgatggtgaagaagtggacgaggaagtaGTAAGGGCAGACAGAGCTAGAAATACTTTGGCAATGCTCAAagccaaggtgagtgtagCGATACATATCAACGAGGGCAAAGGGGGTCAAGTGCTGAATCAATGCCGTTTAAACAGAGAAAGTCAAAGAGACAGGTTGAAGATccggatgacgaggacgaggacgatatcaaCCAAGGCGCCGCCAAGAAAGGGAAGCAATTGTGAGTGCATGCCAGCGTCCTTTTGTGGATCAACGATTCTGATGTGCACTCTGGCAATTCTCTAGTAAATCAAAGGCATATATTTCAGATtccgacgaggaggaaaatGGTGATGACGCTGCACCTGCAGAGGCTGACAGTCCTGCTTCCGCGACAAACGGAGGTGACGAGAATGGCGAGGCAATGGCGGTCGACGCCGAGGATAAAGAAGAtgtcgatgaggacgaagattAGGGCACGTCAGTATTCAATGTAGCATGTTGAAGTGATAATGCAGTtagagaaagaagaaagtgCCACAAACAGTATtgatttgattccgtcgCGTTGCGTTTGTGGACAAAGTCAAAAGTCGCATTCTGTCATTTCAACGTTCCATAAATCCCATCAACATTAACCGTTCCAAATCGCATAGCGAGGTCTCGACGCGACAATGAGTTATCAAAACGGGTACAACGGTCTACCCATGAATCCCACAGgctacggtggtggtggtggtggtggtggtggtggctaTGGAGGCGGAGATTATGGTGGAGGTtatggaggtggaagaggaagaggtggtggtggtggaggtggatttcGAAGAGGTATGTTGATCAGTATTCATACTGACAAGAAGTACTGCCCGATAGCTGATCCTGCTCTTTCCCTGATACGTGTAGATGATAGAAGGGGACCACcaagaggcagaggtggttGGTCtggcggtgggggtggtggaggaggagggagagatacG encodes:
- a CDS encoding threonine-tRNA ligase gives rise to the protein MSTAPHPVSSTSEPARPAEGLEPVTPGASATTVKPDGAKKEGKEKKVKEKKDKKGAAGGANGPLELNPPPEFFAERIKIYDEYKAKYDKWVSEQPRDTITITFPDGKKVEGTAWETTPLQLARDISTSLADRIIIAKVNNQELWDLTRPLEASCTLSLLDFDSPENNYEAKQVFWHSSAHVLGEACERRYDGCCLGYGPPLEEGGFFYDMGLADGRTINQDDYKGIEDVAKIAVKEKQPFERLELPKEVLLEMFKYNKYKQHYINDKVPDGTSSTVYRCGPLIDLCLGPHVPHTGRIKSLAVTKNSSSYFLGDAKNDAFQRVYGMSFPDAAQMKEYKKYLEEAAKRDHRKIGKEQELWFFNELSPGSSFLLPMGMRIYNTLVEYIKAEYFKRGFTEIGTPNMFNSKLWKTSGHWDNYSEDMFQLKVDEEQFALKPMNCPGHCLVFDARERSYKELPLRFAEFGILHRNEASGALSGLSRVRRFVQDDAHIFCTPDQVAGELYSAFEFLDAVYKPFGFTYKVGLSTRNPKKWIGDLAIWDKAEATLKEVLESKAPGNWHVNEEDAAFYGPKLDFQLTDALKRKWQCGTIQLDFNLPERFNLKYHSSEQNASDEKLGGQFARPVMIHRAILGSIERFVAIVTEQCGGKWPFWLSPRQVVVIPVAKPYVEYAEKVAKTFTDAGLFAETDVSDNTLNKKIRNAQTAQWNFIMVVGQDELDAQAVNIRNRDDEVQGRDETIQLDEAVKKLLALKETKAAVSKLN